In the Leptospira limi genome, one interval contains:
- a CDS encoding sensor domain-containing protein has translation MRNEPLGSKILSGLTVKSLLTEYPNSFQVLDWEGNFVSVTDRFARFLEFEPKEIVGKSILHFTQEDDKENTENTFESLGKNPNIVNFENRLVTKSKEEVWIIWLLIPLRESKIILGFDRDVTIQKDISFEFLLQQQKYKSIFDNLPMGIAITDEKGKIVETNKTARTYFDIQDGELLNRTLNIRKYTLIQPNGTKIYPRKSSLMRALRHKEVIRNLEIGMIKEDKITWFDILATPIPIENFGLAVAFLDITQRRHAEEKIAYMAFFDQLTNLPNRNSLIDKLFPIFEEARRHGNLVGILAIDLDNFKIINDSRGHDFGDKIIKLVAYRIRESIRVYDLISRQGGDEFNVVLPDLSNERDAAVISEAILDAMTHPFVIDGERIFVNISIGIALYPTDGKDSNTLLKNADSALNLAKSQGKNCYVFFTEELQTVVAERLEIENRMRIAIIENQFTLMYQPKIDLYTKKPVGVEALIRWRHPERGLISPNVFIPISEETGMILAIGEWVIKSAIQTMRVWKDAGIKEISMAVNISTKQFKHERLISTIAENLKLFKVDPHDLEVELTESSVMENADAAVRTMQEIRKLGAKIAIDDFGTGYSSLGYLKKLPISSLKIDRSFVSEITTDKDSKTIIHAVSNLAHNLGLSVVAEGAETEEQVQLLAESGVDQIQGFYFAKPMTSEDCLHFLKTELGISD, from the coding sequence ATGCGAAATGAGCCTTTAGGCAGTAAAATTCTCTCTGGTCTCACTGTTAAATCCCTTCTGACCGAATATCCCAATAGTTTCCAAGTATTGGATTGGGAAGGTAATTTTGTCTCTGTTACAGATCGTTTTGCCAGATTTTTAGAATTTGAACCTAAAGAAATTGTTGGAAAATCAATCCTTCATTTCACACAAGAGGACGACAAAGAAAATACTGAGAATACTTTCGAAAGTTTGGGCAAAAATCCGAATATTGTAAATTTCGAAAATCGCCTTGTGACCAAATCCAAGGAAGAAGTTTGGATCATTTGGTTACTTATCCCTTTGCGTGAGTCCAAAATCATTTTGGGTTTTGATCGTGATGTCACAATCCAAAAAGATATTTCCTTTGAATTTTTACTCCAACAACAAAAGTATAAGTCTATCTTTGACAACTTACCCATGGGCATCGCCATCACAGATGAAAAAGGTAAAATTGTTGAGACTAATAAAACAGCACGAACCTATTTTGACATCCAAGATGGGGAACTTCTCAATCGTACTCTCAACATTCGAAAGTACACTCTCATCCAACCAAACGGCACAAAAATTTACCCAAGAAAATCAAGTTTGATGCGAGCATTACGACACAAAGAAGTGATTCGTAATTTGGAAATCGGGATGATCAAAGAAGATAAAATCACTTGGTTTGATATTTTAGCAACACCGATTCCCATTGAAAACTTTGGACTTGCAGTTGCCTTTCTTGACATCACCCAAAGAAGGCATGCCGAAGAAAAAATTGCCTATATGGCATTTTTTGACCAACTCACAAACCTTCCTAATCGTAACTCTCTTATTGATAAACTATTTCCAATTTTCGAAGAAGCAAGACGACACGGTAATTTGGTCGGGATCCTTGCGATTGATTTGGACAATTTTAAAATCATCAATGATTCTCGAGGACATGACTTTGGGGACAAAATCATCAAACTTGTCGCTTATCGGATTCGTGAGAGCATACGTGTGTATGATCTCATTAGTAGACAAGGTGGTGATGAGTTTAATGTTGTATTACCTGACTTATCAAACGAACGTGATGCGGCTGTTATTTCGGAAGCAATCTTGGATGCAATGACCCATCCCTTTGTGATTGATGGGGAAAGGATTTTTGTTAATATCTCGATTGGGATCGCCTTATACCCAACAGACGGAAAAGATTCGAATACACTTCTTAAAAATGCTGACAGTGCATTAAACTTGGCAAAATCACAAGGGAAAAACTGTTATGTGTTTTTTACAGAAGAACTGCAGACAGTTGTAGCAGAACGTTTGGAAATCGAAAACCGAATGCGGATTGCCATCATTGAAAATCAATTTACTTTGATGTACCAACCCAAAATTGATTTGTATACAAAAAAACCTGTGGGTGTAGAAGCACTCATTCGTTGGCGCCATCCAGAACGTGGGCTCATCTCACCGAATGTATTCATTCCCATCTCTGAAGAAACAGGGATGATCCTTGCGATTGGTGAATGGGTGATCAAGTCTGCCATCCAAACGATGCGAGTTTGGAAAGATGCAGGAATCAAAGAGATTTCTATGGCTGTGAATATTTCCACGAAACAATTTAAACACGAAAGACTGATTTCTACAATCGCCGAAAATCTAAAATTATTCAAAGTGGATCCACATGATTTGGAAGTTGAGCTCACAGAAAGTTCAGTCATGGAAAATGCCGATGCCGCAGTTCGTACCATGCAAGAAATCCGAAAACTCGGGGCAAAAATTGCAATTGATGATTTTGGAACGGGTTATAGTAGTTTAGGTTACTTAAAAAAACTTCCCATTTCCTCTTTAAAAATCGATCGTTCCTTTGTATCCGAAATCACAACAGACAAAGACTCCAAAACCATCATCCATGCTGTCTCTAACTTAGCACATAACCTTGGTTTGAGTGTAGTTGCGGAAGGTGCCGAAACGGAAGAACAGGTGCAATTACTCGCCGAAAGTGGAGTGGACCAAATCCAAGGATTTTATTTTGCAAAACCGATGACTTCGGAAGATTGCCTGCATTTTCTGAAAACAGAACTTGGAATTTCGGATTGA
- a CDS encoding amidohydrolase family protein, producing MMEKIAGKIVTHEREFLGTIEFDVTTGLITNVKENLDPNARRFSDDCVIFPGFGDIHIHAREDVSEKHTYKEDFLSASAAAINGGVIHVADMPNNPVPPIDDESYSAKQALTKKAPIHITLYAGIGPHTKPLTKKVPYKVFMGPSIGELFFHDNPSLEEVIKHYHGQDVSFHCEDPEILIANQDKPTHETRRPKEAETIATDFALYLIEKYNLKGKLCHYSTKDGLSKIVSAKKRGVNVTCEVTPTHLMFDTEMLTETNHKWFQMNPPLRGREDREAMVKGILDGHIDYLATDHAPHSIEEKQKGTSGISQLDTYGLFVTYMILKLNIPMTLIAKICSKNPGEFVAPYLPKHFGKGVGIINEGYAANFSILNLKKPVEFKKSMIKSKSGWSPFEGFQFPGSIEAVYYLGKEIHAK from the coding sequence ATTATGGAAAAAATCGCAGGAAAAATCGTAACCCACGAGAGGGAATTTTTGGGTACGATCGAATTTGATGTCACAACCGGACTCATTACAAATGTTAAAGAAAATTTGGATCCGAATGCCCGTCGGTTTTCTGATGATTGTGTGATATTCCCTGGATTTGGTGACATTCACATTCACGCCAGAGAAGATGTGAGTGAAAAACATACTTACAAAGAAGATTTTTTATCAGCAAGTGCTGCTGCCATTAATGGTGGAGTGATCCATGTGGCTGATATGCCAAACAATCCAGTTCCACCCATCGATGATGAATCCTACTCCGCCAAACAAGCGCTCACCAAAAAAGCCCCTATCCACATTACATTATACGCAGGCATAGGTCCTCATACAAAACCACTCACAAAGAAAGTTCCTTATAAAGTGTTTATGGGTCCTTCCATTGGAGAACTTTTTTTCCATGACAACCCATCCCTCGAAGAAGTGATCAAACACTACCATGGACAGGATGTGAGTTTCCATTGTGAAGACCCAGAGATCCTCATCGCTAACCAAGACAAACCCACTCACGAAACAAGAAGGCCAAAAGAAGCGGAAACAATCGCAACTGATTTTGCTTTGTATTTGATTGAGAAATACAATCTGAAAGGAAAACTTTGCCATTACTCGACAAAAGATGGTCTTTCTAAGATCGTTTCAGCAAAAAAACGAGGAGTGAATGTTACCTGTGAAGTGACTCCAACTCATTTGATGTTTGATACGGAGATGTTAACAGAAACCAATCACAAATGGTTCCAAATGAACCCTCCACTCCGAGGCCGAGAAGATAGAGAAGCGATGGTGAAAGGGATACTTGATGGGCATATTGATTATTTAGCGACCGATCATGCACCACACTCCATCGAAGAAAAACAAAAAGGAACAAGTGGTATCTCACAATTGGATACATATGGACTTTTTGTCACATATATGATATTGAAATTAAACATTCCGATGACTTTAATAGCAAAAATCTGTTCCAAAAATCCAGGGGAGTTTGTAGCTCCTTATTTACCAAAACATTTTGGAAAGGGTGTTGGTATTATTAACGAAGGTTATGCGGCAAATTTTTCTATCTTAAATTTAAAAAAACCAGTTGAATTTAAAAAATCTATGATTAAAAGTAAGTCCGGATGGTCACCATTTGAAGGATTCCAATTTCCCGGATCCATCGAAGCGGTATATTATTTAGGCAAAGAAATACATGCGAAATGA